A region of Larimichthys crocea isolate SSNF chromosome X, L_crocea_2.0, whole genome shotgun sequence DNA encodes the following proteins:
- the pkia gene encoding cAMP-dependent protein kinase inhibitor alpha has translation MSDVEATYADFIASGRTGRRNAMHDILQSPTDPEGRELPLTLSLSQLHINTGGGDGDDTEDSQSSSSSSAHRDAEQRNS, from the exons ATGTCTGATGTTGAGGCCACGTACGCAGACTTCATCGCCTCTGGCAGGACAGGACGCAGGAACGCCATGCACGACATCCTGCAGAGTCCCACCGACCCCGAGGGACGTGAACTGCCCCTCACCCTGTCCCTGTCCCAGCTGCACATCAACACAGGAGGGGGAG ATGGAGACGACACTGAGGACAGCCagagctcctcttcctcctcggcCCACAGGGATGCTGAGCAGAGGAACAGCTAA